One genomic segment of Brassica napus cultivar Da-Ae chromosome A3, Da-Ae, whole genome shotgun sequence includes these proteins:
- the LOC106438590 gene encoding probable aquaporin PIP1-4, which yields MEGKEEDVRVGANKFPERQPIGTSAQSDKDYKEPPPAPLFEPGELSSWSFWRAGIAEFIATFLFLYITVLTVMGVKRAPNMCASVGIQGIAWAFGGMIFALVYCTAGISGGHINPAVTFGLFLARKLSLTRAVFYMIMQCLGAICGAGVVKGFQPTPYQTLGGGANTVAPGYSKGSGLGAEIIGTFVLVYTVFSATDAKRSARDSHVPILAPLPIGFAVFLVHLATIPITGTGINPARSLGAAIIYNKDHSWDDHWIFWVGPFIGAALAALYHTIVIRAIPFKSKSKS from the exons ATGGAAGGCAAAGAAGAGGATGTGAGAGTGGGTGCTAACAAGTTCCCAGAGAGGCAGCCGATCGGTACATCAGCTCAGAGCGACAAGGACTACAAGGAGCCACCTCCTGCGCCACTGTTCGAGCCCGGAGAGTTAAGCTCATGGTCGTTTTGGAGAGCAGGAATCGCCGAGTTCATAGCTACCTTTCTCTTCCTTTACATCACAGTGTTGACAGTAATGGGAGTGAAGAGAGCACCAAACATGTGTGCCTCTGTGGGAATCCAAGGCATCGCTTGGGCTTTTGGTGGCATGATCTTTGCTCTCGTCTACTGTACTGCTGGAATTTCTG GTGGACACATCAACCCTGCGGTTACGTTCGGTCTGTTCTTGGCTAGGAAGTTGTCTCTGACCAGAGCTGTTTTCTACATGATTATGCAATGTCTTGGAGCCATCTGTGGCGCCGGAGTCGTTAAGGGTTTCCAGCCAACGCCGTACCAGACTCTCGGTGGCGGTGCCAACACTGTCGCTCCTGGCTACTCCAAGGGATCTGGTCTCGGTGCTGAAATCATCGGAACCTTTGTTCTCGTCTACACGGTCTTCTCCGCCACCGACGCCAAGAGAAGCGCCCGTGACTCACACGTCCCG atATTGGCACCGCTACCAATAGGGTTTGCAGTGTTCTTGGTACACCTGGCGACAATTCCGATAACCGGGACCGGAATCAACCCAGCTAGAAGCCTTGGAGCCGCAATTATCTACAACAAGGACCACTCCTGGGATGATCAT TGGATATTCTGGGTGGGACCATTCATTGGAGCAGCTCTAGCAGCACTCTATCACACGATTGTCATCAGAGCCATTCCTTTCAAGAGCAAGAGCAAGAGCTGA